Proteins found in one Plasmodium sp. gorilla clade G2 genome assembly, chromosome: 14 genomic segment:
- a CDS encoding bax inhibitor 1, putative: MDFLNQIKKRQRDINLSNLMNFSPLTNEERNHLMKIYGLLAMGTIVSALSCYVDIYYFKVPRFIASIISLVCSFLLASSCNSHYQLVDTSKKRLVYFAGISSSIGILISDYINYVNYLNPSILPLAFFGSLSIFCCFSLAAIFSKNRISIFLGAVLCAVCSYVALISFMNFFIRSKFIDTTLLYTGFFMYMGFVLFDTQITLFDFRRGNKDYIMHSICLYLDLVGLFTHLLRILGQKEEKKKK; the protein is encoded by the exons atggattTTTTGAATCAGATAAAGAAACGACAAAGGGATATAAATTTATCCAACCTTATGAATTTTTCCCCTTTAACAAATGAAGAAAGAAATCacttaatgaaaatatatggtCTTTTAGCTATGGGAACAATAGTTAGTGCCTTAAGTTGTTATGtggatatttattattttaaggTACCAAGATTTATTGCTTCTATAATTAGTTTAGTTTGTTCATTTCTTTTAGCATCCTCATGTAATTCTCATTATCAATTAGTTGATACATCAAAAAAAAGACTTGTATATTTTGCTGGTATATCATCTTCTATTGGTATTTTAATTAGTGACTACATAAATTatgttaattatttaaacCCATCAATACTTCCCCTAGCCTTTTTTGGAAGCTTATCTATATTTTGTTGCTTTTCCTTGGCCGCCATCTTTTCAAAAAATAG GATTTCCATATTTCTTGGGGCTGTTTTATGTGCAGTTTGTTCTTATGTAGCCTTAATTTCATTTATGAACTTTTTCATAAGATCAAAATTTATAGACaccacattattatatactggattttttatgtatatggg aTTTGTTTTATTCGATACTCAGATTACACTCTTTGACTTTAGAAGGGGAAATAAAGATTACAta ATGCATTCCATTTGCCTATATTTAGATTTAGTCGGATTGTTCACACATTTATTAAGAATATTAGgacaaaaagaagaaaagaaaaaaaagtaa
- a CDS encoding pyridoxal 5'-phosphate synthase, putative, whose protein sequence is MNRNLFIKSFTFSRSLKNFYVLSLLNYLKLKIYNKIYVPTLGVTLKRRRSSYILNMRKMEITYLSQDLSQKIDNELMSDEIGYTTEQLMELAGLSISQIIFKEYKPKEFKKILICCGPGNNGGDGLVAARHLKQFGYDVMILYPKVNDKTLFKRLLKLLEHYEISVLRSITPSDLDNYDLIIDSIFGFSFKGEPRKPFDEIIQMINNSNKVIVSVDVPSGINIDSGLSTNSLFINSDMNISLMLPKQGLINYKKKHYLGGRFIPLSIIKKYNLKVPSFSDDNPYVIL, encoded by the exons atgaataggaatttatttataaaaagctTTACTTTTTCTAGATCACTAAagaatttttatgttttaagtttattaaattatttaaaattgaaaatttataataagatATATGTTCCTACATTAGGTGTAACCTTAAAGAGAAGAAGAAGTAGTTACATATTAAACATGAGAAAAATGGAAATTACt TATTTATCGCAAGATTTATCTCAAAAAATAGATAACGAATTAATGAGCGATGAAATTGGATATACCACTGAGCAGCTAATGGAATTAGCTGGTTTATCCATATctcaaataatttttaaggAATACAAACcaaaagaatttaaaaaaatattaatttgttGTGGTCCTGGAAATAATGGTGGGGACGGTTTAGTTGCAGCTCGTCATTTGAAACAGTTTGGATATGACGTCATGATATTATATCCGAAAGTTAATGATAAAACATTATTTAAA AGACTATTAAAACTACTGGAGCATTATGAAATCAGCGTCCTCAGGAGTATAACACCAAGTg aTTTGGATAATTATGATTTAATAATAGATTCTATATTTGGATTTAGTTTTAAGGGAGAACCCCGAAAACCGTTTGACGAAATAATACaa ATGATTAATAATAGCAACAAAGTAATTGTCTCAGTAGATGTCCCATCTGGAATAAATATCGATTCAg GTCTTTCAACAAATAGCCTTTTTATAAACTCAGATAtgaatatttctttaatGCTTCCAAAGCAAGGAttgataaattataaaaagaaacattATCTCGGAGGACGATTTATACCTTT atccattattaaaaaatataatttaaaggTCCCTAGTTTTTCAG atGATAACCCATATGTCATTTTATAA